A single genomic interval of Aedes aegypti strain LVP_AGWG chromosome 1, AaegL5.0 Primary Assembly, whole genome shotgun sequence harbors:
- the LOC5563711 gene encoding mitochondrial inner membrane protease subunit 1: MFKFLSKVVGICGYVVQYGCITHCTFEYLGDFVVCVGPSMEPTLYTNNILITDRVSPRLNHLQRGDIIITKSPTNPVQHVCKRIVGMPGDRIMTKASFNLNPLSNTYTIYTSVVSTTPNEPTKSAGVEQKLRQKADFVSGSVDTGVLATSQPLQPDLLRVVDVEQHPPHPEIRTSIVTVPRGHLWIEGDNVQNSSDSRNYGPVPIGLVKSRAICRVWPLTEFKVFV, translated from the exons ATGTTCAAGTTCCTGTCGAAGGTGGTCGGAATATGCGGCTACGTTGTGCAGTACGGATGCATCACCCATTGTACGTTTGAGTACTTAGGTGACTTCGTTGTG tgtgttgGTCCATCGATGGAACCGACGTTGTATACGAACAACATTCTGATCACGGATCGGGTCAGCCCTCGGCTAAACCATCTGCAGCGGGGCGATATCATAATCACCAAAAGTCCAACCAATCCGGTGCAGCATGTTTGCAAGCGGATTGTGGGAATGCCGGGCGATCGAATTATGACCAAAGCATCGTTCAATTTGAACCCACTGTCAAACACCTACACCATTTACACCTCAGTCGTTTCGACCACGCCAAATGAACCCACCAAGAGCGCAGGGGTGGAACAGAAATTGCGCCAAAAAGCGGACTTCGTGTCCGGTTCAGTGGATACCGGGGTGCTGGCCACCAGTCAACCGTTACAACCGGACTTGCTGCGGGTCGTGGATGTGGAGCAACATCCACCACATCCGGAAATTAGAACCAGTATTGTAACGGTGCCGAGGGGCCACCTATGGATCGAGGGCGACAATGTGCAAAACAGTTCCGATTCCCGCAACTACGGACCGGTTCCGATAGGGTTGGTCAAAAGTAGAGCGATCTGTCGAGTGTGGCCACTGACGGAGTTCAAGGTGTTTGTTTAG